Within Citrus sinensis cultivar Valencia sweet orange chromosome 1, DVS_A1.0, whole genome shotgun sequence, the genomic segment GAATTATtggtagttttttttaaaaaaaatgatttagttgtcctttttctttctatcaAATACTGGGCAGTTGTATATGTGATTCATACAAAGAATGCTTTGTTGTACAGGCCGGACGTCTGGAGAATGCTGTTGGGTGGTACCATTCACATCCTGGCTATGGATGCTGGCTTTCGGGTATTGATGTTTCAACTCAAATGCTTAATCAGCAGTTTCAGGAGCCATTTTTGGCTGTTGTGATTGATCCTACTAGGACTGTTTCTGCTGGGAAAGTTGAGATTGGAGCTTTCAGGACGTATCCTGAAGGATACAAGCCTCCGGATGAACCCATCTCTGAGTATCAGACCATTCCTTTGAATAAGATTGAAGACTTTGGTGTGCATTGTAAACAGGTTATTATGCTGCTCATTGTATCTTCATTTAGGTGTTTGCATAATTCGCTGTTGGCTAACTCTGCATGTATATTTGCTTTTTGCAGTATTATTCATTGgatattacttattttaagTCCTCTCTTGATTGCCATCTTTTGGATCTGCTGTGGAACAAGTACTGGGTGAATACTCTTTCATCTTCGCCTTTGCTTGGTAATGGGGACTATGTTGCAGGACAAATTTCGGATTTAGGTAATCTTTTtgttatcaattttatttatatgactTTTTATCAATTTCTATTGTTGTCGTTATTTCAAATTGGCAGAATTGCATATAGGTAGTTAAATTGCTTGAGGTTAGTCTTCGATTGCAGTATGGATGATCATGCTTATATGATTAACTGAAAGGTTTTTCCTATTGTTTGCTGagatgatctttttttttttttctttcccccATCTTGAAGCTGAAAAGCTGGAGCAAGCTGAGAATCAATTGTCTCACTCTCGCTATGGGCCCTTAATAGCACCCCCTCCAAGAAGGAAGGAGGTAACTGTCATTTTTCTATCTGCATAATGTCTTGTTTGATTTGAGTGTTTCAGCCTTGGCCTTAAGGTACTGTGGGTTCGGTCTGCTAAATGTCTCATAGATGATATGTAGCtacaataattgatttttagaattttttatttatatgtaatCCCTTTTAGCCTCTGTATGTTGCTGTCCATCCACTGCCTATTACTATCAACAAAATATGAGTGGACATGCCAAATTCATGGGCATACTGTTGTCGTGGGGCTTTTATGATTTCCATCATTTACAATTACAAGTGGGCATGTGGAGCCTcctattttgttatattaagaGGGTGAGAAAGTTACTCTCTTCATGGTATTTAGAATCTTTGAAAATGACTTTCTGGTATCCTTACCTGTACCCTCTAGAAATTTAAAgctttaaaacattaaaagtgGCTCATAATAGGCTCACAATTGTTTGAACACATCCATATTCATAGTTTGACTTTGGTATTATATCCATCCTGGTCTACTTGACTAGTTTTGATTATGTCTCATAAATAGAAATTGATGAAGATTTGCAAATCATTTTGGATGTTGTCCATTCaagtaaattttgatttactaGATGGTTGAGATTCTATGTGCATTTCATTTGGCTACCATCATTCTTGGGCAAAAACAAATGTAACTGACTAATCTCAGGAGGAAATTTGTTCTTGTTCAGATGAGTTATatacttttaactttttcctGACATGAGCATTTCTATTGAAACTTTATTTTCAGTTGGTTAGCTTTTCCTCTTATGGCTCTGATAGAATCcatgattttattgattaaagcCATCTAGGTTAGGACCAATCATGTAGCTGACAAAAGGTTTACTCATGCAGTACGTATAATTTCAAATCGAGGTTAGGGCTGATCATTTTCTAGTGAACTAAAGCTATCTTTCCAAGCTATTTggaataaacaattttttaagcAAAACTACCTATAAAGTGGAAGATTGTAGCAAAGATGTAGAAAACATTGGGGGGTAAAAGCAACAGTAGATCAATTtcttgaatatatatatatatatctaataaGGGATCCCTTAAGTTATTTTGGCCTGTGGTGTATTGGAATACTAGTAGGTGAGTGCTTGTTGAGTGATATTCTCATCTCTGCTATTGCTTGCTAAGAAGTGCTGCTATAGAGTGATTCAATATCACTTGAATTCATCAAAATATGCTTATGTAGCATCTGGTTTTGCCTTTTTGGAgtttatattctttttcttcatacTTACCCCCTTCGTCACTCTGCTAGTcctggtattttttttttaatatgaatttcCAATATATGAATAGCAGGAGGATTCACAGCTTGCTAAGATCACTCGTGACAGTGCGAAGATAACTGTTGAGCAGGTTCATGGTCTAATGTCACAGGTGATTGcctttgcattttatttagatCTTTTTCCTTATATAGTATGAACAGTTTAGCTATTTTAACTAGTTTTGGTTGgaaactttgttctttgttGACtttaacatttctttttccttgtgggCTTAGGTTATCAAAGACATCCTTTTCAATTCTGTTCGACAATCCACCAAGACTCACGCTGAGCCATCTGACCCTGAACCTATGATTGAATCCTGATTTTTGCAACTTAATGGTGCAGCAAGAAAGTAGAAGCCTTTGCCTTCCATGCTCCCTTCACCTGCCAGAccaagatttttatttcaaaattcattaCAACGAATCTCAGGCTGAGACTGCCAAAGTTTTGTTACCTTCTGCCCTAATGTAA encodes:
- the LOC102629691 gene encoding COP9 signalosome complex subunit 5a-like isoform X1; protein product: MDSSIAQKTWELENNIVSMETPPTNSTADTSASDAIFFYDEGAQTKFQQEKPWVNDPHYFKRVKISALALLKMVVHARSGGTIEVMGLMQGKTDGDAIIVMDAFALPVEGTETRVNAQADAYEYMVDYSQTNKQAGRLENAVGWYHSHPGYGCWLSGIDVSTQMLNQQFQEPFLAVVIDPTRTVSAGKVEIGAFRTYPEGYKPPDEPISEYQTIPLNKIEDFGVHCKQYYSLDITYFKSSLDCHLLDLLWNKYWVNTLSSSPLLGNGDYVAGQISDLAEKLEQAENQLSHSRYGPLIAPPPRRKEQEDSQLAKITRDSAKITVEQVHGLMSQVIKDILFNSVRQSTKTHAEPSDPEPMIES
- the LOC102629691 gene encoding COP9 signalosome complex subunit 5a-like isoform X2, with product MDSSIAQKTWELENNIVSMETPPTNSTADTSASDAIFFYDEGAQTKFQQEKPWVNDPHYFKRVKISALALLKMVVHARSGGTIEVMGLMQGKTDGDAIIVMDAFALPVEGTETRVNAQADAYEYMVDYSQTNKQAGRLENAVGWYHSHPGYGCWLSGIDVSTQMLNQQFQEPFLAVVIDPTRTVSAGKVEIGAFRTYPEGYKPPDEPISEYQTIPLNKIEDFGVHCKQYYSLDITYFKSSLDCHLLDLLWNKYWVNTLSSSPLLGNGDYVAGQISDLAEKLEQAENQLSHSRYGPLIAPPPRRKEEDSQLAKITRDSAKITVEQVHGLMSQVIKDILFNSVRQSTKTHAEPSDPEPMIES